A single genomic interval of Vicia villosa cultivar HV-30 ecotype Madison, WI unplaced genomic scaffold, Vvil1.0 ctg.000010F_1_1, whole genome shotgun sequence harbors:
- the LOC131621639 gene encoding uncharacterized protein LOC131621639 encodes MNRRRECVFWADEGRFRVSGFWVWGEIMGVLIFGGEGPKIKPGRAERFGFEVFTKSGYKDWKHSSQGFKDHVGSHNSLHNSCVKHYDDYNNQRQSVTSKFAKATKESEELYKIRLTCSVDCSRYLIAQGMAFRGHDESSISLNKGNFREMVDWVKSNNEQVRDAFERGGKNGTMTPDDIQKELAMCCAHEVTKVIMEELGDRQFSMLIDESRDISVKEKMAAMLSFLNDKGSVVERCIALHHVKDTTSESLKDALYDENPYAFYVHCYAHRLQLVVVSVASTCSSIHDFFEYISLIVTTTSASCKRKDALTEAQHQDILNKFEIGDISRGKGLHQSSSLTRSGDTRWGSHHTTLLRLDQMWSSVLKLFGITIELSNVLQRKDLNIVIAMELVDVVKVRLATMRESGWDNLFSDVQEFCVAKGIPVPNMDEEIPVRGRSMAEGRTITNLHHYRAEIFYVAIDKICLEIDHRFSEGSNVILDCISCLDPKNSFSKFDVDKLARLADIYDADFSDNDRGTIRDQLETYVLQMVQTEKHLVFPLVYKLIELALILPVSTASVERAFSAMKIIKSKLRNKINDTPEDAGSPVDVVSCMFGLTSTNLKSTSNPL; translated from the exons AAACCCGGGAGGGCCGAGCGCTTTGGTTTTGAAGTCTTCACTAAAAGCGGATATAAAGATTGGAAGCATTCATCTCAAGGATTTAAAGATCATGTTGGTAGTCATAATAGTTTACACAACTCATGTGTCAAGCACTATgatgattataataatcaaagacaAAGCGTGACAAGTAAGTTTGCTAAAGCAACCAAGGAATCGGAAGAATTGTATAAGATTCGTTTGACTTGTTCTGTAGATTGTTCAAGATATCTCATTGCACAAGGCATGGCTTTCCGTGGCCATGATGAATCCTCTATTTCTCTAAATAAGGGAAATTTTAGAGAGATGGTAGATTGGGTAAAATCTAATAATGAACAAGTGAGGGATGCTTTTGAACGTGGTGGAAAAAATGGCACAATGACTCCCGATGATATTCAAAAGGAGCTTGCAATGTGTTGTGCTCATGAAGTTAccaaggtgattatggaagagcttgGTGATAGACAATTCTCTATGCTTATTGATGAGTCACGTGATATATCcgtcaaagagaaaatggcggcgATGTTGAG ttttttgaaTGACAAAGGGAGTGTTGTAGAACGATGTATTGCTTTACATCATGTCAAAGATACTACATCTGAGTCATTAAAGGATGCtctttatg ATGAAAACCCTTATGCTTTCTATGTCCATTGTTATGCTCACCGTTTGCAATTGGTTGTTGTATCCGTTGCTAGTACTTGCTCATCTATTCATGATTTCTTTGAGTACATCTCGTTGATTGTGACCACAACAAGTGCATCTTGTAAGAGGAAGGATGCTTTGACAGAGGCACAACACcaagatattttaaataaatttgagattGGTGATATATCTAGAGGAAAGGGCTTGCACCAATCATCTAGTCTCACTAGATCTGGGGATACTAGATGGGGTTCACATCACACTACATTGCTTCGTTTGGACCAAATGTGGTCCTCCGTGTTAAAG ttgtttggtatcaCAATCGAGCTTTCAAATGTCTTGCAAAGAAAAGATCTTAATATTGTGATCGCCATGGAATTAGTTGATGTTGTCAAAGTTCGGTTGGCCACAATGAGAGAGAGTGGTTGGGATAATTTATTTTCCGATGTTCAAGAATTTTGTGTTGCTAAAGGTATTCCGGTGCCAAATATGGATGAAGAAATACCGGTTCGGGGTCGTTCAATGGCAGAAGGGAGGACTATCACTAATTTACATCATTATCGTGCAGAGATTTTTTATGTTGCTATTGACAAAATATGTTTGGAGATTGATCACCGCTTTAGTGAAGGAAGTAACGTTATCCTTGATTGCATCTCATGTCTTGACCCCAAGAACTCTTTCTCCAAGTTTGATGTTGACAAGCTTGCTCGTCTTGCTGACATTTATGATGCAGACTTTTCTGATAATGACCGTGGAACAATAAGGGATCAACTTGAAACTTATGTTCTTCAA atggttcaaactgagaaacaTTTGGTATTTCCATTGGTTTACAAACTTATTGAGTTAGCTTTGATATTGCCAGTGTCGACAGCATCcgttgaaagagctttttcagcaatgaagattatcaagtctaaattgCGCAATAAGATCAATGAT ACTCCTGAAGACGCAGGATCACCGGTTGATGTGGTTAGCTGCATGTTTGGATTGACTTCTACAAACCTCAAAAGCACTTCTAATCCACTTTAA